The Spirochaeta cellobiosiphila DSM 17781 DNA segment TCTTCATTATATACTTTTACATTATAGAAACCGGAAGAAGGACTTTTTGATTTGAATATAAAACCCACAATATCCGACTGGGCCAATTGATCCAGTTTACCCGGAATCCAGGACTGCATCTGTTCTGTTTTATCCAGCTTCGTTTTACCAGTTAACAAGAGGGGATTTTCAGGATCACCTACTAAACGCATAGACTCCCGGGGAATGGTCATTCCACATTCCACTTCAGGACAGACGGGAACAAAGTCGAACCATTGGCTGAGAGTCTCTGTAATATAACGATCCCATTTATGTTGCCCGTCATAGCGAACCTGATTACCAAGCAAACAACTGCTAATACCTATCTTTATCTTATCCATAATATTAACTGATAACAGTACTTCTCCGTTCTAAAATGATTGTGTCCTTCCACACTCCGTCTAATTGAGCGATTTTTTCTCTTCTGCCGATCACTCTAAAACCAAAGCGCTCATGAAGCTTTAAGGAAGGGATGTTTTCGGGAAAGACACTGGAAAACAATGTCCAAATACCTTCCTGCTCAGAAGACTCTATTGTCTTTTCTAATAATTTCGTTCCAATTCCCTTGTGGCTATACTCAGGATCTACATAGATACTAAGCTCACACACACCTCGATAAACGTCCCTTTTGGACACAGGCGATAGGGCAGACCAACCCTTTACCTCACCATCTGCTTCATAGACAAAGCAGGAATGGTGGTGATGGCCTGTCCACCACTCTTCCCATGGGGGAACTTCTGTTTGAAAGGTAGCAATGCGAGCATCCAAACCTTTTTTGTACACATCCAGGACTCCTGGACCATCTTTTTCTATCATTGTCCTTATCATAAAAGTATAATGTCACAAGATTATTTTTTTGTCCCTGTTTTTTGCTTTTGTGCTGATTTATTCTCACCTACCCCCAGGAGAAAGGTTCCTATCAGAGCAAGAATGGTTCCTCCCATCTCAAGGAAGGAAATGCTTTCCTTTAAAATGATATAACCAGATAGGGTGGCTATGATAGGGGCCACATATAACCATCCAGAAGCGAATAAGGGCCCCGCTTCCTTCACAAGTACCATCACAGCAGTGTGGGCTATAATAGAACCGGCAATGATAAGATACAGAAGAGGTAGTATGGCCTTTGCCGGGAAGGCAGTCTGCCCTGCTATATAACTTAATCCCAGTAAGAGAAGCCCTCCTATCAAGGACTGAAGGGCATTAATAGTAACAGCACTTTCCTCTTTTTTAAATAAAAGGGGATACAGGACATTACCCACAGCATAGAGAATCACACATCCCCAAGCTGCGATAAGATACATAATAGGATGGGTAGCACTTGAAGGAGCGGCAATCAAGAATGATCCCATCGTTCCTAATAATAAAGCAATATAGTGATAAGGATTCAGTCTTTTATGCAAGAATAGTGAAGCAAACAGAGCTGTGAATATAGGTCCTGTAGCATCCAGTCGAGCCATAAAGCCGGAATCAACTTTTGTCTGAGCTATAAACATTAAACCAAAAGTTCCTACCACGAGAAAAAGGGATAGAAAGGCTGATCTCAGACATAAGGATTTTAATTGTTGAATAGATACTTTTCCTGTGAGTAACATCACCATAATCATGATAAAACCAGCGGCTGTGAACCGTATTCCTCCATATAACAGAGGAGAGGCCCCTGCTTTCAATCCCAGACTGATGGCGAGAAAAGTATTACCAAAAATGGCACAGACAAGGATAAATAAAGAGTATTTCTTTACATTATTCATGGCTAACTCCTTGATAGCAGGTTAGATAAATACCTAAAAAGGGTACAGATACAGATTGTGTATTTATTATGGGTACAATAGAATAAAAAGATGAAGAAGTATGAGCAGCTTTACCACAATGTAAAGAATCAGATAACAGGAGACTATTTTGATCAGGGAGAGCGCTTATTATCCCTTAGGGAACAAGCCTCCCAATCGGGATATTCACTGAATACTGTTATCAAAGCCTATGATCTGCTTGTAGATGAAGGTTTTATTAAAACCACAGAGAGAGGTGGGTATTATATTAATCAGAAAGCTCTCCCTATGACACAGCAGGGTATAGGAACGCCCCATCCCCTCCCCGACAGATATGTAACAGAAGCTAGAAAAAGTGGTCAACGTTTAGACCAGTTATATGCTCAGCTGATAACCATTGATCCTACCTTCGCCTGTGCCGCTCCCGAGGATGATATTCTCCCTGGTGAACTTCTTAAAAAGCTGATGTTAAAACTGGATCATTCCTGGCTCAATTATGGAGACCTGGAAGGGGATACACGTATGAAACAGCGTATAAGCTTACAATATAGAAACGTTAGTCCCGGTATAAATCCTGATGACATTCTTATAACAAATGGAGCCACAGAAGGCTTAGCTTTAGTCCTTCAGCAACTATTGGAGGACGGAGATACTTTGGTGGTGGAATCCCCCACTTACCATAATTATTTCCATCAATTATCCAGACGTCATGTCAAAATCATTGAAGTTCCCGTTGGAGAAAAGGGACTGGATCTGGATATACTTCAAGAGGAACTTATACACAATAAAGTAAAAATGGTCATAGCACAGCCGAATGTTCATAATCCTACTGGTATTACAATGGCGGAAGATGAGAAGAAACGTTTAGTAAATCTGGCTATAGAATATCAATTTTATCTCCTTCAGGATGATGTCTATGGAGATCTTTCCTTTAACAAAGTACGACCAACAAATCTATGTTATTACTCTGATTCTCCCCTTATCATTACCCTATCTTCCTTTTCCAAATCCATTGCCCCCGGTATCAGATTGGGATGGATACATGCTAAAGGTCGGATAAAAGAATTGGCTGAAGCAAAATTAGCCCTATCTATGGAATCGAATCACCTATCTCAGGAACTGATGAAACAATTTGTGGCGACAAAGGCTCACCGCCAGCATTTGCTGGGCCTAAGATCGGCCCTGGAAAAGAGAATTGATGATCATATCCAATACTTATCTGAGGTTCTGCCCCCAGGCAGTTACATAAGAAAACCTTCGGGAGCCTGTCTATTATGGGTAGCCTTACCTGAGGATATCGATGGAACCAAGGTCTTCGAGAAAGCAGCTGGTAAAGGGATTATTGCAGCACCAGGAGCACTGTTTTCAACAAGTCATCATTTTGATCATTATATCCGACTTAATGTAGGACACAAATTAACAGAGTCACGCAAAAGAGCATTAACCGTTCTGGGTCAGACAGCACAAGAGCTCAGGACTGGCGAATATCATAAGGATTGTCACTGAAGTAGAAAAGTTGTCCTCCTTTCAAGCGCTATCTTTGTAGAACAAATCCTATAAAGCATTATAATATAGTTTGTAATTTCAGTGAGGGAGGAAATAATGTTCACAGAGAATAGTTTCGATTTGACTGGCAAAGTAGCTTTAGTTACTGGTGCATCCTATGGAATAGGTTTTGCCATGGCTAAGGGTTTTTCTAAGTACGGTGCCAAAATCGTTTTTAATGACATTAACCAAGATCTAGTAGATAAGGGTATGGCTTCTTACAAAGAAGAAGGAATAGAAGCTTACGGATATGTGGCTAACGTTACTGACGAAGCCCAAATGAAAGAATTGGTAGAAAAGGTTGAAAAGGAAGTAGGACCTATTGATATTCTTGTTAACAATGCAGGAATCATCAAGAGAATCCCTATGCATGAAATGAGTGCTGATGAATTCCGACAGGTTATTGATGTTGACTTGAACGGTCCTTTTATCTGCGCGAAGGCTGTTCTACCTTCTATGATGAAACGACGATCTGGTAAAATTATCAATATTTGTTCAATGATGAGTGAGCTTGGACGGGAAACCGTATCTGCTTATGCAGCTGCCAAAGGTGGTCTTAAAATGCTTACTCGTAACATAGCTAGTGAGTATGGAGAATACAACATCCAATGTAATGGTATTGGACCTGGTTATATTGAAACTCCACAAACAGCACCTTTAAGAACACCAGAGCATCCTTTTAATAAATTCATCATTTCTAAGACTCCAGCAGCACGTTGGGGAATTCCTGATGATCTTATGGGTCCTGCGGTATTCTTGGCTTCCAGTGCCTCTGACTTTATTAATGGTCACGTACTATATGTTGATGGTGGTATCCTGGCTTACATTGGTAAACAACCATAAACCACTAATTAAGGAAAAGAGAGCTGTTGCATAGATTATTGTAACAGCTCATTTTTTGGATATTTGCGTTAAGTAATAAATGAGCTGGCCATATAAATATTACCAGCTCGTCATATCTAGTTAAAACTGTCCATTTCAGCTTTTGTGTTTTTCATTCGTTTTAGTTCATTAACAGCTTTCTTATTCATAGTTGATCTTGCTAAGGCTTCCATGTCTTCCATGGCCTTATCAATGTCTCCCAGAACTTCTGTAAGGATAGCCCCATTATAACCGGCAGCAAAGTTACCAGTATCACTATATATGAGCTGATAGAGAACAAGGGCATCTTTGTAAAAACCATTTTCTACATATTCTTTGGCTTGTTCCATTCGCTCGTCTTTCATTTTGTCTTTTGCCAAAGTACGATAAGCAGTATAATTCTCTGGTAGTAAGTTATCAGAAATGATTTCAACCAGTTCTTCGATAGCTTCTTTGTGTAGTTTTTCAAAGCTTTTTAGATCAATACTATGTTCTTCTTTACTTTCTACAGTGGCTTCCGAGGTTTTGGAACTGATTATTACATTGTCATTATCAATGATGTAATAATTAACCTGGATAACAGATGATCGTGTTGTATAGGAAACCATTCGAGTTTGCTCAACACCTTGATCGTCTGTATAAGTTTCAGATTCCTTTGATTCAATATCCCGATCTTCAATACTGGTTATTTTGCCTGATATATATACTTCAATTTGATCCCTTTTGCTTTCTTCATTTAATGTCTCAAAGGGAATGTAGGAAAAGAAACCGGAATTAGCGACATTATTGCCCAATTCCTGGGTTAAAAGCTTTGTTAATTCACTATAATCTTCATTGTTCTGACTACCACTTAAGGCTGAAAGGATCTTTTCTAAAAAACCTTTACCTTCAATGATACTTTTGGTGTTTTCTTCATCATATTCAAAAGGAATCACAGAAACATAGTTAAATTTCTGTAACCCCATGGGACTAGGCCTCTTCATTTTTACCGGAATGGATGTGGCACAACCACTTACCAATAAGGATAGGAGAAGAAAAATTCCTAGTAACTTAATAGTTTTCATTAAATCCTCCCTTTTCTTCTCCTATTATATATAAGAAATATTCTTTTGTAATAATTTTAACTTCGCCACTTACCTCTTTCGTACTGTACTGGCCATTGGTGTTCTTCTTTTAATTTATGGGCCGCTTCCATCGGCCAATAGGGATTACGTAATAGCTCTCTACCAAGAAAGATCATATCAAGCTTTCCATTTCTGATAGCTTCTTCCCCTAATTCTGGGGTCGTTATTAATCCTCCCCCTATGACAGGAAGCTGAGTCTGTTCTTTTATATGTGTTGCCATGGCGAGCTGATAACCTGGATAGACTGTGGGAACAGCATCAACAACAGCACCGGAACTTACATTAATAGCCTCAATACCTAAATCTTTAACCATATTGATGATTTGGGCTAAGTCTTCTGGGTGGTTTCCTTCTTCGACGTAATCCTCTGCTGATACTCTTAGGATAATAGGTTTTTCCAGAGGCCATTCTCTACGAACAGCTCCCAGGACATCTTTTAGGAACCGGGCTCTGTTCTCAAGGGTTCCCCCATACTGATCAGCTCTTTTATTCGTTAAAGGAGACAAGAACTCATTGAGCAAATAGCCATGAGCCCCATGTAATTCGATAACATCAAAACCTGCCTCATGTGCTCTTCGAGCCCCCTCTGCAAAAGCCTTTATAACGGCTTCAATATCTTTTTCCTCCATAGCTACTGGAGTTTTGTAGTCATCACTGAAGGGAATCGCACTGGGAGCAATTATGGCTTCCTCAGTAGTTGCCGATTTACGACCTGCATGGGCTAATTGGATTCCTACTTTGGCACCCAAGCTATGACAGGAATCTACAATCTTTTTAAGACCTTCTATATGGTCATCCGACCATATACCAAGGTCATTCACAGTAATTCTTCCTCTTGGTTCAACTCCTGTAGCTTCAAGAATAATTAATCCTGTACCACCTGCTGCTCTGGTTGAATAATGGACATAATGCCAATCAGTAACTTTACCATCAGGACCAGCACTAAACATACACATAGGGGCCATCATGATTCTATTCTTGAGATTCATATTTTTAATGTTAAATTCAGAAAAAAGCTTCGCCAAAGTATCTACACTCCTAATAATCAAGATAATTGAATATAGCTAAATTACTAATTTAGATTTAGCCGGTCAACTTTTATGAGTTAGTAGGATAACCCCAAAAAGAAACTAGGATAAAGCTTAATACCGATGTCAATCGCTTCTACTACAGCATAATTACTTTGGTTTTCATCATTAATAACCCTTCTATTGTTTTGATTAATATCAAAACCGATACCACCAAAGGCGGACAGCTTATCCAGAACATCAAGGGATAGCTTCGTTCTCCAATAGGGTGCTGTTTTCCAAAAGGAAGAACTATAATCCCCAAGATGAATCTTAGCCGATACATCACTTGATAGATCAAAGAGTCCGATTTCCCAAGTATAACCAAGCCCTATTCCAAGAATAGCATGGTTCAATTGGTTATTAACTAATTCATCGTTGTATAAACCACCATAGTAGATATTGTAGACCTTCTTATTCTGCGTTTTCAGTCCTACATAGGTATTTTGATGATCATCTATCCAGGTAATGGCGTGATACTTGGTATTACCCCCAATACTTACTAAACCAAAAGCAGGACCTTCTAAGTTCTTTGCAATATTGATAAGCCCGAATTGACGTCCTTCCATGCGACCAGCAGTATTAATGATACTGATTTGTGTTCCCTTAAGTGTACCCGCAATATTCAAAATCGAAGATATTTGAATACCAGACATATCATCACCAGAATAATTCATAATAGCGGCAACCTGAGCGCCAGAAGCATCTTTGGAAGCAAAGTTAAACAACCCGGCAAATTGTGCACCTTTAAAAGAACCCATATGGTAATTTGAAAGTCCTCCAAATTGGGCTATCTGACTGTCATTCCTGGAAAAGTTAAACAAGCCGCTCCCCTGAAGCCCATTAAAACTATCTCCTGCCACATTGAGCAAGCCTGATAGCTGCATACCAACGCTTTCATCCCTTACGACAGAGAAGATCCCTGATAGCTGAATCCCCCTATTGGAACCATTATGATAACCAAATAATCCTGATAATTGAACCATTGAACTATCATCACTGGAGATGTTGTACAAACCTCCCGCCTGAATGCCATGAACAGAACCCAAAGAGTGATTAAATAGCCCACCTAATTGAATACCTTTCAGATTCCCGGCGATATTGAATAACCCAGAGGCCTGTATAACTGCTAATTGACCACCATTGATATTAATCAGACCGGATAATTGTCCTCCCTGAACATCCTTTCCTACATAGGAGCCGAAAACACTCAGCTGGCTACCTCTAAGATTTTCCTCCACATGGGAGATAAAACCGATACTGGCACCTTCAACACGATAATTCTTAGCATAAAGACCTAATTTAATGCCTTGATACACTTCCTTATCAATGTCTTCATCCTTATTGATATCCACAGTACTTTGAAAAGTATATATTTGGTTAAGAAGTTCTTCTGTTGTTTTAACAATCTTTTGTTCGAAGTCTTCATCCTCATTAGAAGTCCCTGATGGAGCACCAGTTCCTCTCACGACGGTAGCTTCTCTTGTTTCTTTCTTAAAGTCAGCTAACGACAAATTCTCAATTCGTCCTTTTTTCAGGTTAACCCTGCTGCTGAGCAAAGTATTTCCTAAATCAAGACTAATAAGGTAGATTTGAGAGGGAAGTGCTAAATTAACGGTAGTTCCCTGATCTTTTCTAAGTTCAGCTAAAACCCGTCCTGTCTCTTCCTGAACAAAAACTCTGCCCATGACATCTTCTGTTAATATGAGCTGGCTTCCATCTTGCTTAATATTGGTAAGAATAAGGTCCCCAGAACCATTAAGTTGAATTTCATAGTTAGGGTGTTGTGGTCCTGCCTGAGTATTAATAGTTCTAGCTAAAGTTTCATCAAAGGCATAACGGTAAGCTTCATTGAGAGTTACTTTATTATCTCCGGAATAATCTGCAGCACCTCGTAGTCCGGTAATCAGATAATACGTAAAAAAACTTCCACCAATACTATCAGACTCCTGTGCAGACTCGTTTTCAGAACTGGAGGTAAGAAAGGCATGTCCTTCCGTCCTTGTTGCTTCATCAACTATAAAAGGTGAACTTTTGCGTCCCCCCTTTGTTCTGGTAAAAGCACCAGAGGCACAACTATCCAAAATGGCTACTTGAACATCAGAATCGATATTCTTGATAGCAGATCTTAAATGAGAATATTGATAGGTCTCATCCCCTAATAAAAGGCCTTGTTCATCAGAATGACCGGAATAATAGAGAAAAAGTTCCGTATGATGACCTTTAGACTTAGCCTTATCAACACGCGTTTTTATTAAGGATATTGAGTTATCGATCTCCTTGATGTCAGGATCCAATAAGATGATACGCTGGTTGGATACAATCCCGCCAATCTCTTCCATAACATCTGCAACGCCTTTGGCATCATCACCTGC contains these protein-coding regions:
- a CDS encoding DMT family transporter, whose product is MNNVKKYSLFILVCAIFGNTFLAISLGLKAGASPLLYGGIRFTAAGFIMIMVMLLTGKVSIQQLKSLCLRSAFLSLFLVVGTFGLMFIAQTKVDSGFMARLDATGPIFTALFASLFLHKRLNPYHYIALLLGTMGSFLIAAPSSATHPIMYLIAAWGCVILYAVGNVLYPLLFKKEESAVTINALQSLIGGLLLLGLSYIAGQTAFPAKAILPLLYLIIAGSIIAHTAVMVLVKEAGPLFASGWLYVAPIIATLSGYIILKESISFLEMGGTILALIGTFLLGVGENKSAQKQKTGTKK
- a CDS encoding gluconate 5-dehydrogenase, whose amino-acid sequence is MFTENSFDLTGKVALVTGASYGIGFAMAKGFSKYGAKIVFNDINQDLVDKGMASYKEEGIEAYGYVANVTDEAQMKELVEKVEKEVGPIDILVNNAGIIKRIPMHEMSADEFRQVIDVDLNGPFICAKAVLPSMMKRRSGKIINICSMMSELGRETVSAYAAAKGGLKMLTRNIASEYGEYNIQCNGIGPGYIETPQTAPLRTPEHPFNKFIISKTPAARWGIPDDLMGPAVFLASSASDFINGHVLYVDGGILAYIGKQP
- a CDS encoding caspase family protein: MCRKIFTGILLLTLAFFADAQNSEISRFALYIGSNQGGPGRSTLRYAGDDAKGVADVMEEIGGIVSNQRIILLDPDIKEIDNSISLIKTRVDKAKSKGHHTELFLYYSGHSDEQGLLLGDETYQYSHLRSAIKNIDSDVQVAILDSCASGAFTRTKGGRKSSPFIVDEATRTEGHAFLTSSSENESAQESDSIGGSFFTYYLITGLRGAADYSGDNKVTLNEAYRYAFDETLARTINTQAGPQHPNYEIQLNGSGDLILTNIKQDGSQLILTEDVMGRVFVQEETGRVLAELRKDQGTTVNLALPSQIYLISLDLGNTLLSSRVNLKKGRIENLSLADFKKETREATVVRGTGAPSGTSNEDEDFEQKIVKTTEELLNQIYTFQSTVDINKDEDIDKEVYQGIKLGLYAKNYRVEGASIGFISHVEENLRGSQLSVFGSYVGKDVQGGQLSGLININGGQLAVIQASGLFNIAGNLKGIQLGGLFNHSLGSVHGIQAGGLYNISSDDSSMVQLSGLFGYHNGSNRGIQLSGIFSVVRDESVGMQLSGLLNVAGDSFNGLQGSGLFNFSRNDSQIAQFGGLSNYHMGSFKGAQFAGLFNFASKDASGAQVAAIMNYSGDDMSGIQISSILNIAGTLKGTQISIINTAGRMEGRQFGLINIAKNLEGPAFGLVSIGGNTKYHAITWIDDHQNTYVGLKTQNKKVYNIYYGGLYNDELVNNQLNHAILGIGLGYTWEIGLFDLSSDVSAKIHLGDYSSSFWKTAPYWRTKLSLDVLDKLSAFGGIGFDINQNNRRVINDENQSNYAVVEAIDIGIKLYPSFFLGLSY
- a CDS encoding PLP-dependent aminotransferase family protein; its protein translation is MKKYEQLYHNVKNQITGDYFDQGERLLSLREQASQSGYSLNTVIKAYDLLVDEGFIKTTERGGYYINQKALPMTQQGIGTPHPLPDRYVTEARKSGQRLDQLYAQLITIDPTFACAAPEDDILPGELLKKLMLKLDHSWLNYGDLEGDTRMKQRISLQYRNVSPGINPDDILITNGATEGLALVLQQLLEDGDTLVVESPTYHNYFHQLSRRHVKIIEVPVGEKGLDLDILQEELIHNKVKMVIAQPNVHNPTGITMAEDEKKRLVNLAIEYQFYLLQDDVYGDLSFNKVRPTNLCYYSDSPLIITLSSFSKSIAPGIRLGWIHAKGRIKELAEAKLALSMESNHLSQELMKQFVATKAHRQHLLGLRSALEKRIDDHIQYLSEVLPPGSYIRKPSGACLLWVALPEDIDGTKVFEKAAGKGIIAAPGALFSTSHHFDHYIRLNVGHKLTESRKRALTVLGQTAQELRTGEYHKDCH
- the namA gene encoding NADPH dehydrogenase NamA, giving the protein MAKLFSEFNIKNMNLKNRIMMAPMCMFSAGPDGKVTDWHYVHYSTRAAGGTGLIILEATGVEPRGRITVNDLGIWSDDHIEGLKKIVDSCHSLGAKVGIQLAHAGRKSATTEEAIIAPSAIPFSDDYKTPVAMEEKDIEAVIKAFAEGARRAHEAGFDVIELHGAHGYLLNEFLSPLTNKRADQYGGTLENRARFLKDVLGAVRREWPLEKPIILRVSAEDYVEEGNHPEDLAQIINMVKDLGIEAINVSSGAVVDAVPTVYPGYQLAMATHIKEQTQLPVIGGGLITTPELGEEAIRNGKLDMIFLGRELLRNPYWPMEAAHKLKEEHQWPVQYERGKWRS
- a CDS encoding GNAT family N-acetyltransferase encodes the protein MIEKDGPGVLDVYKKGLDARIATFQTEVPPWEEWWTGHHHHSCFVYEADGEVKGWSALSPVSKRDVYRGVCELSIYVDPEYSHKGIGTKLLEKTIESSEQEGIWTLFSSVFPENIPSLKLHERFGFRVIGRREKIAQLDGVWKDTIILERRSTVIS